Proteins from one Roseimicrobium gellanilyticum genomic window:
- a CDS encoding polysaccharide deacetylase family protein: MQRKRPLSLATLLPLLLLAMAVAGFFLLPRDTYHALKGLSGPTGTSALAPQKPETAWQECREGEPSRLAVLLTDPNSAWTGIQHALETMGIPFVITDDAARAVKHRVVLVYPMISGKLLDREKQEALRQHVKDGGCVLATQVLGTDLKDLFGYTEVQEARAHYEVKLSADHALTNWLRDESERTVRLGNPERPQSWIGTQYYTEPAQVLATFQDGKAAWIAKEHPGGGLAMALGFDLGFFILKAQNDRDDDASRSYVNAYEPSVDVWLRLIQHLYRKREPLAVTVGTVPEGKSISAVLSFDIDYVKSMTNMIAYRDLLVKHGVPATFFIQAKYYRDFNDSGFFNDETVGLLRGLQQSGMEIASHSVAHTDVFASLPPGTGTEAYPDYQPRVKGKGDTRNASILGEMRVSKYLLESITGAQVHSFRPGYLACPPSLPQALEASGYRYSSSVTAGNVMTYLPYRKNYNREYAASTGVIEFPVAVEDEHLPLMDQRVQGAMDLANQLAQYGGTFVVLSHPDVISHKHRFVDLILPRLKPMAWIGTIGQLGDWWSARSQMKIDVAQRAEKQIHLSINAPVAIKGVTLQVPASWKASDARPLPHGATLQEGRLFFPELQGAVSVTLQEE; this comes from the coding sequence ATGCAACGCAAACGCCCTCTTTCTCTCGCCACCCTCCTGCCCCTACTGCTGCTTGCCATGGCGGTGGCGGGTTTTTTCTTACTGCCACGCGATACCTACCATGCGCTGAAGGGCCTGAGCGGACCCACTGGGACGAGTGCGCTGGCACCCCAGAAGCCGGAGACTGCCTGGCAGGAATGTCGCGAGGGTGAGCCCAGCAGGTTGGCCGTCTTGCTCACAGACCCGAACTCTGCCTGGACCGGTATCCAGCACGCGCTGGAGACCATGGGCATCCCCTTTGTGATCACCGATGATGCCGCCCGAGCTGTGAAGCATCGGGTGGTACTGGTCTACCCGATGATCTCGGGCAAGCTGCTTGATCGCGAGAAGCAGGAGGCGCTGCGCCAGCATGTCAAAGACGGAGGTTGCGTGCTCGCCACCCAGGTACTGGGAACTGACCTGAAGGACCTCTTCGGCTACACGGAGGTGCAGGAGGCCCGCGCCCACTATGAGGTGAAACTCTCCGCCGACCATGCGCTCACCAACTGGCTGCGGGATGAAAGCGAGCGCACGGTGCGCCTGGGCAATCCAGAGCGGCCGCAGTCCTGGATAGGCACCCAGTACTACACGGAGCCAGCACAGGTGCTGGCCACCTTTCAGGATGGCAAGGCTGCATGGATTGCCAAAGAACATCCCGGTGGTGGACTGGCCATGGCGCTGGGCTTTGACCTCGGTTTCTTCATCCTGAAAGCCCAGAACGACCGTGATGACGACGCCTCGCGGAGCTATGTGAATGCCTACGAGCCCTCCGTGGATGTGTGGCTGCGTCTCATCCAGCACCTCTACCGGAAGCGTGAACCGCTCGCGGTGACCGTGGGCACCGTGCCGGAAGGGAAAAGCATCTCCGCCGTACTCTCCTTTGACATCGACTACGTGAAGTCCATGACGAACATGATCGCCTACCGCGATCTGCTCGTGAAGCATGGGGTGCCTGCCACCTTTTTTATCCAGGCGAAGTACTACCGTGACTTCAATGACAGCGGCTTCTTCAATGATGAAACGGTGGGCCTTCTCCGCGGCCTGCAGCAGAGCGGTATGGAGATCGCCAGTCACTCCGTGGCTCACACAGATGTCTTCGCGAGCCTTCCTCCAGGCACGGGCACGGAAGCCTATCCGGACTATCAGCCGCGCGTGAAGGGGAAGGGAGACACGCGCAATGCCTCCATCCTCGGAGAGATGCGCGTGAGCAAGTACCTGCTGGAGAGCATTACCGGCGCCCAGGTGCATTCCTTCCGTCCCGGCTACCTCGCGTGCCCTCCCAGTCTCCCACAGGCGCTTGAGGCCTCCGGTTATCGGTACAGTTCCTCTGTCACTGCAGGGAACGTCATGACCTACCTCCCATACCGGAAGAACTACAATCGCGAATACGCCGCTTCGACTGGAGTGATCGAGTTTCCCGTGGCGGTGGAAGATGAGCACTTGCCCCTGATGGATCAGCGTGTGCAGGGTGCCATGGACCTTGCGAACCAACTCGCTCAATATGGGGGCACCTTCGTGGTGCTCAGCCACCCGGATGTCATCAGCCACAAGCACCGCTTCGTGGACCTCATCCTGCCCCGCTTGAAACCGATGGCGTGGATTGGCACTATTGGCCAGCTTGGCGACTGGTGGAGTGCGCGCAGCCAGATGAAGATCGATGTCGCCCAGCGAGCGGAGAAACAGATTCACCTTTCCATCAATGCTCCGGTAGCCATCAAGGGTGTCACCTTGCAGGTGCCGGCCTCATGGAAAGCATCTGACGCCCGTCCATTGCCCCATGGCGCCACCTTGCAGGAGGGGCGGTTGTTCTTTCCCGAACTGCAAGGGGCGGTTTCAGTGACCCTGCAGGAGGAGTGA
- a CDS encoding DUF1501 domain-containing protein, giving the protein MNFLNSSGIQRRDFLQVGALAGIGLGLPQYLAMGGDNAVQATARAKAAIFVRLGGGPSHMDTFDLKPDAPDTHRGEFKEIATAVPGIRICEHLPKLAQCADKYVILRGVSHNLAAHELGVQFLGTGNRPIPALRYPGYGAVVSKELTAPADLPPFVAIPTDSGYTTGYLGVEHGPFETGPVPQAGKPLRVRGLTLGNGVTLADVDRRQDMLKRYDAAFGDFAQKDKLLSGMDQFSQRAYAMMRSDKTRDAFDLSKESASITSLFGTDAFSQSCLLATRLIGAGVRFVTVNLDGWDTHSDNFRVLKSQKLPSLDAGLSGLFLTLHARGLLESTVVFVTGEFGRTPTINPRAGRDHWPRAMCCLFAGGGLQGGRVLGGSDSKGEGPKDTPISPEDVAATFYQSLGIDPKKEYQTPTGRPVMLVRNGTPIKDLLG; this is encoded by the coding sequence ATGAACTTCCTGAACTCATCTGGAATCCAGCGGCGTGATTTTCTACAAGTCGGCGCACTTGCCGGCATCGGGCTGGGCCTGCCTCAGTACCTCGCCATGGGTGGTGACAATGCCGTGCAGGCCACGGCCAGGGCGAAGGCCGCCATCTTCGTACGCCTCGGCGGTGGACCGAGCCACATGGACACTTTTGACCTGAAGCCGGATGCCCCGGACACGCATCGGGGTGAGTTCAAGGAAATCGCCACCGCAGTGCCCGGCATCCGCATTTGCGAGCACCTGCCGAAGCTGGCCCAGTGCGCGGACAAGTATGTGATCTTGCGCGGGGTGAGCCACAATCTCGCGGCGCATGAGCTCGGTGTGCAGTTCCTCGGCACCGGCAACCGTCCCATACCAGCGCTGCGCTACCCCGGCTATGGCGCGGTCGTCTCGAAGGAACTCACGGCACCCGCAGACCTGCCACCCTTTGTCGCCATTCCCACGGACAGCGGGTACACCACGGGCTACCTGGGTGTGGAGCACGGCCCCTTTGAGACCGGCCCCGTCCCCCAAGCTGGGAAGCCCCTCCGTGTGCGCGGCCTCACCCTGGGCAATGGCGTGACGCTCGCCGATGTGGATCGCCGACAGGACATGCTCAAGCGCTATGACGCTGCCTTCGGCGACTTTGCCCAGAAGGACAAGCTGCTCTCGGGCATGGACCAATTCAGCCAGCGGGCCTATGCCATGATGCGCTCAGACAAGACGCGCGATGCCTTTGATTTGAGCAAGGAGTCCGCCTCGATCACCAGCCTCTTTGGCACCGATGCCTTTTCGCAAAGCTGCCTGCTGGCAACGCGGCTCATCGGTGCCGGGGTGCGCTTCGTCACGGTCAATCTCGATGGCTGGGACACACACAGTGACAACTTCCGGGTGCTCAAGTCCCAGAAGCTTCCCTCGCTGGACGCGGGGCTCAGCGGGCTCTTCCTCACGCTGCATGCCAGGGGCCTTCTGGAGTCCACGGTGGTGTTTGTCACCGGTGAGTTCGGTCGCACCCCCACCATCAATCCGCGCGCTGGCCGCGATCACTGGCCGCGTGCCATGTGCTGCCTTTTCGCGGGCGGCGGCCTCCAGGGGGGGCGGGTCCTCGGCGGGTCGGATTCCAAGGGAGAAGGTCCCAAGGACACGCCAATCTCGCCAGAGGATGTGGCGGCGACCTTCTACCAATCGCTCGGCATCGACCCGAAGAAGGAATACCAGACCCCGACTGGTCGTCCCGTGATGCTGGTACGCAATGGGACACCCATCAAGGACCTGCTCGGCTGA
- a CDS encoding DUF1549 and DUF1553 domain-containing protein: MRTSPLTRYSLCLAGMALGMTTAVAQETVEIGATPVKEPSFRRHIIPLLSRAGCSSRECHGSFAGQGGFQLSLFGYDFEADLRQLTQDTDGGEGEVRVNLQEPAKSLLVMKPTVQMKHKGKERFKKDSWEHQMLVQWIASGAEDDPAETGEFERLAVSPREIVFAKAGEKTQLKVIAYWKNGRIEDVTRLTRFRSNDDAVASISETGLVESKTRGDTHVVAFYDNGVTPIPVMLPVSELVDTKYPVVPAPTKVDELVVTKLRKLGIVPSELCTDAEFLRRVSLDVAGTLPTPAEVTAFLADKSPDKRTQKIDALLNSPGHAAWWATQLCDFTGNSARQIFSENVTDLNGEFARQWWEWIYRRVKQNEPYDKIVAGIVLATSRSSPTQSYKDYALEMASYLRSENRADFALRETMPYFWARKNVQKPEDRALAFAHAFLGVRIECAQCHKHPFDQWTKADYVQFQAFFEPVRYDSDIRRDNEVNFVTATKELRAAAGGGNMMQARDAQSTEIRRRIDAGEVFPIHEVYITTRSPRSTIARPNAQAYSGRVLTPKLLGGDQVLIKEYSDPREPLVQWLRAKDNPFFARAFVNRVWAAYFHRGLVDPADDINLANPPVNAELMEHLAEGFVASGYDMKKLHRAILTSDTYQRSWKPNATNELDEKNFSRFVVRRLPAEVLLDAMTMATTANSRQQALLIEVAERQIGPNIAAFGLGDVIGNRNLADYALTTFGKPMRETNCDCERTTTPTLLQSLYTRNDPDLLARIEGQQGSTPSWIAELRSANPSVSPAADKLDGIISEVFLRTVSRPPTAAEMHQARTDIAAASDPLDGVRDLLWVMLNTREFTVNH, translated from the coding sequence ATGAGAACATCGCCCCTCACCCGCTATTCCCTCTGCCTCGCGGGCATGGCGTTGGGAATGACGACTGCGGTTGCACAGGAGACAGTGGAAATCGGGGCGACTCCCGTGAAGGAGCCAAGCTTTCGCAGACACATCATTCCCCTGCTGAGTCGAGCTGGGTGCAGTTCGCGCGAGTGTCATGGCTCCTTCGCCGGGCAAGGTGGATTCCAGCTTTCGCTCTTTGGCTATGACTTCGAGGCAGACCTCAGGCAACTCACTCAAGATACCGACGGCGGCGAGGGTGAGGTGCGTGTGAATCTACAGGAGCCTGCAAAGAGTCTCCTGGTGATGAAACCCACCGTGCAGATGAAGCACAAAGGGAAGGAACGCTTCAAGAAGGACTCCTGGGAACACCAGATGCTGGTGCAGTGGATTGCCAGCGGAGCGGAGGATGATCCTGCGGAGACTGGCGAGTTTGAGCGGCTGGCAGTCTCTCCGCGCGAAATCGTCTTTGCCAAAGCAGGCGAGAAGACCCAGCTCAAGGTGATTGCGTACTGGAAGAATGGCAGGATTGAGGATGTCACGCGGCTCACACGGTTTCGCTCGAACGACGATGCCGTGGCCAGCATCTCTGAGACAGGACTCGTGGAGAGCAAAACCCGCGGTGACACGCATGTGGTCGCGTTCTACGACAACGGTGTCACCCCCATTCCAGTGATGCTTCCGGTGAGCGAGCTTGTGGATACGAAGTATCCGGTGGTGCCTGCACCCACGAAGGTGGATGAACTCGTGGTCACCAAGCTTCGCAAGCTCGGCATCGTGCCCTCGGAGCTTTGTACGGACGCGGAGTTCCTCCGTCGGGTGAGCCTGGATGTGGCGGGTACATTGCCGACTCCTGCAGAGGTGACCGCTTTTCTCGCGGACAAGTCACCGGATAAACGTACGCAGAAGATTGACGCCCTGCTCAACTCGCCCGGTCACGCAGCGTGGTGGGCCACCCAGTTGTGTGATTTCACCGGCAACAGTGCACGGCAGATTTTTTCCGAGAACGTGACCGACCTGAATGGCGAGTTCGCCCGCCAATGGTGGGAATGGATCTACCGCCGGGTGAAACAGAATGAGCCGTACGACAAGATCGTCGCAGGCATCGTCCTTGCCACCAGCCGCAGCTCTCCCACGCAATCCTACAAGGACTATGCGCTGGAGATGGCCTCCTACCTGCGTAGCGAGAACCGCGCTGACTTCGCGCTACGCGAGACCATGCCCTACTTCTGGGCACGCAAGAATGTGCAGAAGCCCGAGGACCGCGCCTTGGCCTTTGCCCACGCGTTCCTCGGGGTGCGCATCGAGTGCGCGCAGTGCCACAAGCATCCCTTCGACCAGTGGACGAAGGCGGACTACGTGCAGTTCCAGGCGTTCTTTGAGCCGGTGCGGTATGACAGCGACATCCGGCGCGACAATGAGGTGAACTTCGTGACAGCCACCAAGGAACTCCGCGCCGCTGCGGGTGGTGGCAATATGATGCAGGCACGTGACGCCCAGAGCACGGAGATTCGCCGGCGCATTGATGCCGGTGAAGTCTTCCCCATTCACGAGGTGTACATCACGACGCGGTCTCCGCGCAGCACCATCGCAAGGCCGAATGCGCAGGCGTATTCCGGACGCGTGCTGACACCGAAGCTTCTCGGTGGAGACCAGGTGCTCATCAAAGAGTACTCGGATCCTCGCGAGCCCCTGGTGCAGTGGTTGCGGGCAAAGGACAATCCCTTCTTTGCACGTGCCTTCGTGAATCGGGTGTGGGCGGCTTATTTCCATCGCGGGCTGGTGGATCCGGCGGACGATATCAATCTCGCCAATCCCCCGGTGAATGCCGAGTTGATGGAGCACCTGGCAGAGGGATTCGTAGCGTCTGGTTACGACATGAAGAAACTCCATCGTGCCATCCTCACGAGCGACACCTATCAGCGGAGCTGGAAGCCAAATGCCACCAATGAGCTCGACGAGAAAAACTTCAGCCGCTTTGTGGTACGCCGTCTTCCCGCGGAAGTGCTGCTGGATGCCATGACCATGGCGACGACCGCGAATTCACGCCAACAGGCGTTGCTGATTGAGGTCGCCGAGCGCCAAATCGGCCCCAATATCGCGGCGTTCGGCCTCGGCGATGTCATTGGGAACCGCAATCTCGCGGACTATGCGCTCACCACCTTTGGCAAGCCCATGCGTGAGACGAACTGCGACTGTGAACGCACGACGACACCGACCCTGCTTCAGTCCCTCTACACACGGAATGACCCCGATCTGCTCGCACGCATTGAGGGACAACAGGGAAGCACGCCCTCATGGATTGCGGAACTGCGGTCAGCGAATCCATCCGTGAGCCCGGCGGCAGACAAGCTGGACGGCATCATCAGCGAAGTGTTTCTACGCACCGTCAGCCGTCCCCCAACCGCAGCGGAGATGCACCAAGCACGGACCGATATCGCGGCGGCTTCGGATCCCCTCGATGGCGTGCGTGACCTCCTGTGGGTGATGCTGAATACCCGCGAGTTCACGGTGAATCACTGA
- a CDS encoding arylesterase translates to MLGLLMSGLGASASLSPAHASDGDKKRIVVLGDSITAGFGLERHEAYPALLQKKVDESGLAFEVTNAGVSGDTTAGGLRRIDWALGQKGADVLVIALGGNDGLRGISPEQTEKNLTGIIEKARLKNPALKILIAGMQMPDNMGPKYVEAFKAVFPKVADAQKIELLPFLLEGVGGDEKLNQADQIHPTAEGQQKIADLVWVKLKGML, encoded by the coding sequence ATGCTTGGACTGCTGATGTCAGGACTCGGCGCGAGCGCTTCGCTTTCACCCGCGCATGCCTCGGACGGAGATAAGAAGAGAATCGTTGTCCTTGGGGACAGCATTACTGCTGGCTTCGGACTGGAGCGTCATGAGGCATATCCGGCATTGTTGCAAAAGAAGGTGGATGAGTCAGGGCTTGCCTTTGAAGTGACGAATGCCGGGGTGAGTGGTGACACGACTGCGGGTGGATTGAGAAGAATTGATTGGGCGCTCGGTCAGAAGGGTGCGGACGTACTGGTGATCGCGTTGGGCGGCAATGATGGCCTACGCGGGATATCCCCGGAGCAGACGGAAAAGAATCTCACTGGCATCATCGAGAAGGCGCGGCTGAAAAATCCCGCTCTGAAAATCCTCATCGCAGGCATGCAGATGCCGGACAATATGGGGCCGAAGTATGTCGAGGCCTTCAAGGCAGTATTCCCGAAGGTCGCGGATGCGCAGAAGATTGAGCTCCTGCCCTTCCTGCTGGAAGGCGTGGGTGGAGATGAAAAACTGAACCAGGCCGACCAGATTCACCCAACCGCGGAAGGGCAGCAGAAGATCGCGGATTTGGTCTGGGTGAAGCTCAAGGGAATGCTCTAA
- a CDS encoding ABC transporter ATP-binding protein, with product MSSQSVEAPPTAVKPPILEIRGLTKVHRTARHELTVLRDIHLTLDAGDTLAVTGPSGSGKTTLLGLCAGLDDATAGSMKLDGHALEHLSQDARAALRNKLVGFVFQSFQLIPTLTAVENVLVPLELRGEVGRQKDAEALLREVGLGDRLDHYPTQLSGGEQQRVALARAFIHRPKILFADEPTGNLDAATSEPIVEMLLRLNRESGTALVLVTHDPGLAAKARRVIKMSGGTVIAEAQNAV from the coding sequence ATGTCATCCCAAAGCGTAGAAGCACCACCCACGGCTGTCAAACCACCCATCCTGGAGATCCGTGGGCTGACCAAAGTCCACCGTACTGCCCGCCATGAGCTGACCGTCCTGCGCGACATCCATCTCACGCTGGATGCAGGGGACACCCTCGCCGTCACCGGTCCCTCCGGCAGTGGCAAGACCACCCTGCTGGGGCTCTGCGCCGGGCTGGATGATGCGACCGCGGGCTCCATGAAACTCGACGGTCATGCCCTCGAACATCTCTCCCAAGATGCCCGTGCTGCCCTGCGCAACAAACTGGTTGGCTTCGTCTTCCAGAGCTTCCAGCTCATCCCCACGCTCACCGCAGTGGAGAATGTCCTGGTCCCGCTCGAGCTGCGCGGGGAAGTGGGGCGTCAAAAAGATGCTGAAGCCCTGCTGAGGGAAGTGGGGCTGGGCGACCGGCTGGACCATTACCCCACCCAGCTTTCCGGGGGTGAGCAACAGCGCGTGGCCCTGGCTCGCGCGTTCATTCACCGTCCCAAGATCCTCTTCGCCGATGAGCCGACTGGCAATCTTGATGCCGCGACCAGCGAGCCCATCGTGGAGATGTTGCTCCGTCTGAATCGCGAGTCGGGCACCGCACTCGTCCTGGTCACTCATGATCCCGGTCTGGCCGCGAAGGCCCGGCGCGTGATCAAGATGAGCGGCGGAACCGTCATCGCGGAGGCACAAAATGCCGTCTGA
- a CDS encoding ABC transporter permease, with protein MPSDPRPLPSSLLGALIHPWTWRMAWRDSRTQRLRLLIFSLAIVSGIAALVAIHSLKASVETGIESQAKELLGSDLQVSSRRPITDEDAARLSKRATRTTREVAFPSMMTFPGGAARLIYIRALDGEFPFYGKIETLPEEAWQRLPHEPGVLLDPSLLEQFKAAVGDEVELGSLRLKILGVIHKAPPRTSRFSAFAPEAYVRLSDVRQSGLTGGNSMVTQLLHLEIPKAPPSKELKETIQRDFPDRAWRLETPEDRRETLGDALDLFQRYLGLLALASLALGALGVAGAVQSHISRRVPTIAILRCLGAPRQLAAAVYIAQTMALGFLGAILGAGIGIVLQIGVLRWFGDSLPVSIDPVPEWGIVLRTTLAGFAVCCGFALIPLLKIRRVSPAATLRSGATLPGNSLRVVPVYLFVTALLVVLALTNDPDWPRAMALVLGLACAFALTVGVAVVLMESARRIVRPRWAYLLRQGISNLHRPGNQTLLFLLSLGLGTFLLLTILLAGNSLQQRLDLTHSSENPNLYLVDIQADQVDGVTSLVKRHNLPVLEGAPMVTMRVQAIRGVPVGKVKGLPRWIANREFRSTYRDYLNSSESITAGEWHKTIPDPGGPIPLSLEEKIAKDMLVNVGDTMTLDVQGVSLEARVTSLRKVDWGRFNLNFFMIFPPGALEGAPGFHVVTTHAPDAAASGNLQKALAAEFGNVSCIDLAQILETVRSMLSQISLVVTLLGSFTLIAALPILIGTLLNGRDVRLRESVLLRTLGASARQVRIILTIEYATLGLLSALTGTLLAAGASAALATYVFKTPPYPDVSLLITAFFITTMVSILGGLALSRGVSNHPPLEVLRHT; from the coding sequence ATGCCGTCTGATCCCCGTCCGCTTCCATCCAGCCTCCTGGGGGCTCTGATTCATCCGTGGACCTGGCGCATGGCCTGGCGCGACAGCCGGACGCAGCGGCTTCGCCTGCTCATCTTCTCGCTGGCCATCGTATCCGGCATCGCAGCTCTCGTGGCGATTCACTCGCTGAAGGCCAGCGTGGAAACTGGCATCGAGTCGCAGGCGAAGGAACTCCTCGGCTCCGACCTCCAGGTGTCCTCGCGGCGTCCCATCACAGACGAAGACGCGGCCAGGCTCTCGAAGCGCGCCACCCGCACCACGAGAGAGGTCGCCTTTCCTTCAATGATGACCTTCCCGGGGGGCGCAGCGCGGCTCATTTACATTCGCGCCCTGGACGGAGAGTTTCCATTCTATGGAAAAATCGAAACGCTGCCCGAGGAAGCGTGGCAGCGACTGCCTCATGAGCCCGGCGTTCTGCTGGATCCCTCTTTGCTTGAGCAGTTCAAGGCAGCGGTGGGCGACGAAGTCGAACTCGGCAGCCTCCGTCTGAAAATACTTGGAGTCATTCACAAGGCACCGCCGCGTACCAGCCGCTTCAGCGCCTTCGCTCCTGAGGCGTATGTCCGTCTTTCCGACGTTCGCCAGAGCGGTCTCACCGGGGGTAACAGCATGGTCACCCAGCTCCTCCACCTGGAAATTCCCAAGGCACCGCCCTCGAAGGAACTGAAGGAGACCATTCAGCGAGATTTCCCGGACAGGGCCTGGCGGCTCGAGACGCCTGAAGATCGTCGCGAAACCCTTGGTGACGCACTCGACCTTTTTCAGCGATACCTCGGGCTGCTCGCGCTGGCGTCACTGGCGCTCGGCGCACTCGGTGTGGCAGGTGCTGTGCAATCGCACATCAGCCGCCGCGTCCCCACCATCGCCATCCTTCGCTGTCTCGGGGCTCCGCGCCAGCTGGCTGCCGCTGTCTACATCGCCCAGACCATGGCCCTGGGATTTCTGGGTGCCATCCTTGGCGCGGGCATTGGCATTGTCCTGCAAATTGGAGTGCTGCGTTGGTTCGGTGACAGCCTTCCCGTTAGCATCGACCCGGTGCCCGAGTGGGGGATTGTCCTTCGCACCACCCTAGCTGGCTTTGCGGTGTGCTGTGGGTTCGCACTCATTCCTTTGCTGAAAATCCGCCGTGTCTCACCCGCTGCTACGTTGCGCAGCGGAGCCACGCTTCCCGGAAACAGCCTCCGCGTGGTCCCGGTGTATCTGTTTGTTACCGCCTTGCTGGTGGTGCTTGCCCTCACCAATGACCCGGACTGGCCGCGCGCCATGGCGCTCGTTTTGGGACTCGCCTGTGCCTTCGCTCTCACTGTGGGTGTCGCCGTAGTGCTCATGGAGAGTGCGCGCCGCATCGTCCGGCCGCGCTGGGCCTACCTGCTGCGGCAGGGCATTTCGAATCTCCATCGTCCGGGCAATCAGACGCTGCTCTTCCTGCTCTCGCTTGGTCTCGGCACCTTCCTTCTGCTCACCATTCTCCTCGCGGGGAATTCTCTCCAGCAGCGTCTCGATCTCACGCACTCCAGTGAGAATCCCAACCTCTACCTGGTCGACATCCAGGCTGATCAGGTCGATGGCGTCACCTCCTTGGTGAAAAGGCACAACCTTCCCGTGCTGGAAGGCGCGCCCATGGTCACCATGCGCGTCCAGGCCATCCGCGGTGTGCCCGTTGGCAAGGTGAAGGGCCTGCCCCGGTGGATCGCCAATCGCGAATTCCGCTCCACTTATCGGGATTATCTCAACTCCAGTGAATCCATCACGGCGGGCGAGTGGCACAAGACCATCCCCGATCCTGGTGGGCCCATCCCACTTTCTCTTGAGGAGAAAATCGCAAAGGACATGCTCGTGAATGTTGGCGACACCATGACGCTGGATGTGCAGGGGGTCTCTTTGGAGGCGCGTGTCACCAGCTTGCGCAAGGTTGATTGGGGCCGGTTCAACCTGAACTTCTTCATGATTTTCCCGCCCGGTGCTCTGGAGGGCGCACCAGGTTTCCATGTGGTCACCACGCATGCACCGGACGCTGCCGCCTCAGGGAATTTGCAGAAGGCGCTGGCGGCGGAGTTCGGCAATGTCTCGTGCATCGACCTCGCTCAGATCCTGGAGACTGTCCGCAGCATGCTCTCGCAGATCTCGCTCGTCGTCACTCTACTAGGCAGCTTCACCCTCATTGCGGCGCTGCCCATTCTTATTGGCACCCTGCTCAATGGTCGGGATGTCCGCCTGCGCGAAAGCGTCCTGCTGCGCACACTTGGCGCGTCTGCGAGGCAGGTGCGCATCATCCTCACCATCGAATACGCCACGCTCGGTCTTCTCTCCGCGCTCACTGGCACGCTGCTGGCTGCAGGGGCCAGCGCCGCCCTCGCCACGTACGTCTTCAAAACGCCGCCCTACCCCGATGTGAGTCTTCTCATCACGGCCTTCTTCATCACGACCATGGTCTCCATCCTCGGCGGCCTCGCTCTCAGCCGCGGTGTATCGAATCATCCGCCGCTTGAGGTCCTGCGCCACACGTGA
- a CDS encoding YidB family protein, with protein MGLLDDLGKEVMNRALGGTTGAGASATEVNWVQLGIALLEKFGGLDGLMAKFQQKGFGDLIASWVGKGTNLPISPDQIAQILGKGNVQDVAAQAGTDAATAAHGIAQVLPGLVDKLTPDGQPVGGDVLQQGIQALLGGKLGDLGKLFS; from the coding sequence ATGGGACTGCTTGATGACCTTGGAAAAGAAGTGATGAACAGGGCGCTCGGGGGCACGACCGGGGCGGGCGCTAGCGCTACGGAGGTGAACTGGGTCCAACTCGGCATCGCGCTGCTGGAGAAGTTTGGCGGGCTGGACGGCTTGATGGCGAAGTTTCAACAAAAGGGCTTCGGAGACCTCATCGCCTCCTGGGTGGGCAAAGGGACAAATCTGCCCATTTCCCCCGACCAGATCGCGCAGATCCTTGGCAAGGGGAACGTGCAGGACGTGGCAGCCCAGGCGGGCACGGACGCTGCAACGGCGGCGCATGGAATTGCCCAGGTGCTGCCAGGACTCGTTGACAAACTCACTCCAGATGGTCAGCCTGTGGGTGGCGATGTCCTTCAGCAGGGCATCCAGGCCCTGCTGGGCGGCAAGCTGGGGGATCTTGGCAAGCTTTTCAGCTAG
- a CDS encoding YkgJ family cysteine cluster protein, translating to MSLDNPNVTYLCQRCGNCCRWPGDVIVTDTEVDAIASFMSMEVSDFIQQYTRLSANRRHLSLIDKEDGSCFFLEGKNSCRLQDVKPVQCKGFPNQWRFEGWREVCEAIEMPSPSQSPS from the coding sequence ATGTCGCTTGACAATCCCAACGTCACCTACCTGTGCCAGCGCTGTGGCAACTGCTGCCGATGGCCTGGAGATGTGATCGTGACAGACACAGAGGTGGATGCCATTGCCTCCTTCATGAGCATGGAAGTTTCTGATTTCATCCAGCAGTACACGCGTCTCAGTGCGAACCGCAGGCACCTTTCGCTGATCGACAAGGAGGATGGCTCCTGCTTCTTCCTCGAAGGCAAGAACAGCTGCCGCCTGCAGGATGTGAAGCCGGTCCAGTGCAAGGGCTTTCCAAACCAATGGAGGTTCGAAGGATGGCGTGAAGTATGTGAAGCGATTGAGATGCCATCGCCAAGCCAGTCCCCCTCATGA